The Coregonus clupeaformis isolate EN_2021a chromosome 35, ASM2061545v1, whole genome shotgun sequence genome includes the window GAGGTCTGGCGTTCGAGGTATGTCATAAACGACTTGTAAAATCCTTTCTGGTCCGAGGCGGTGGACTCATATTTATCACTGCTGTACAATTTCATTATTTTGTTCAGAGTTTGCGAAATGAAGGCAATCTGGTCGTCAGCCTAGAAGAAGAGTGATTGGTATTAGTACGTGCCTTAGGAATTGAGGACAAATATAAGAAAATTATAGCAAATAGCATATTCGTTAAAACCTCATTATATACActattagaaaaaaaggttctggatagaaacaaaacatatttttctaagagtgtaggctacGCATTTTCTTACATTGAAATTGTCGACCTGTCTATATAGCTCGTAAGGGAAAGTCATCAGACATTTTGGAGAGACTTCATCACCCTGAGATGCCAAAAAATAGAAACAAAAGATTgcattattattactgtatacataaAGGAATAACGGAATTGAATTAAAATAGCAGCACATGAAAAGTTGAAAAGATGATAACAGCTCAATGACCAGATACAAGTGAATAAACATTACCGTATCCTACCATTTTCTCAAGCATCGTTATGGTGTAGTTGCTGAACACATGGAACATGCTCCGAGGCGGAGGTTGTGTACTCATCCAAGTGCATCCGATGGTTTTATTCCAGGTGCAAATCGTCAGGACCAGGAACATCCAAAGGCTTATTGAACCCATTTTAGCTTACTGTAGTTCTCTGTCTGGCCGCAATCAACGGGATGCAAAATAGGTACACTTCCGATAGATAGCCTACTTTAATTCcgacaaaaaaatatattctcCAAAGGATAAAGAGATAAAGTGTACTTCTTGTTAGATCCCTTTCCCGAATTCCCGACTTCTGACATGCTCCAATTCTGTGTCGATCATTTATACAACAATTCTGCACGGTGTTCCAAAAGTGAAAGGTGGAAGTCCGGGTAGACAGGCGCTTTCGTACCTGAGAGTATTGTTTTCCGTCTGGAGAAAATGCACCGAAAGGACAGGTGCATCTCTCGAAGAATTGTTAAATTCttgattatttgttattttatcgTGAAATATTGGCTTATCAACAGGGAACATGTTTTATATgaaaatagatatatatatatatacatgtgaaCCGATTTTAGTCAGACGATAGCCTAAGTAAATACGTATTTTGAGTTTGGCCTTTCACTTCGAAAACAATAGCGTTTTATATGGTATTTGCAAACGCAAGACATTTCCATTCGCAAACAGAAACTATGGTCTCCAACTACGTTGGAACGACTTGCTTAAAGGGTAATTGTGGTTTGTGGACCACAACTGCCTATTTAAAGATAAAGATCAACCTTGGCTGGGTTCTAAAATCAATTGGACACTTAACGTTACTTTATTTCGTTTAAGGAACGGGTTTGGGTGGTCTGAAATATTATGGTAGACCCCCTCCTATATGCTCCCTGTTTTGAACTAACATTCCAAATGTGGAATTATATTTATGTTGCATGATATCCATGTTGCATGATATCCAGTATATGTgtacttattattattaatacCTATACGAATCAACAATATTTTACAGAGATATGATGATACAGTCACATGATTTTGGTGTTCACAGTTTTTCATTGAAGATGATGTTGATTTGGAATAAGATTACATTTCGGATAACATTTCATTGGGAAATTCGTCTTCTTTCAAAGGTTGCATGACACCACGCAATTTCACAAAAGGGTCTGGATGCTTGCCCACACATGGCACGCCTTAACGTTCTACATAGAACAGAtattggttccatatagaaccctataTGGAACCCTAGGTTTCTATATGGAACCAATGTtagttcagtgaagaagaactcctggggttctgatcaaagaaccctGCAAACGGGCTCTAAATAGAACCTTTAGCGGTGCCATATACGAAACAAGCAATATAACACTTTTATCCTAAGAGTGCATGGCAATTAAATGCTACATGGAGGAATAGCATAAACAAATAGGAGGGTCATAAATAATATATTCAACAAAATTACttataaaacatgttttaataCACTTTTATGCAGAATTTAATTACAATATGCTACTCTGACACGTGTTTTCCTGGCATTGTTCATTTGTTCTGAAAATGTCTCAGGATGGTCCCTATTTCAACTCTCAGGACCTCCCATGCGAACCAACTGAAattgtaatatattttttttatctaaaAATAAAACATACCATGCATAGGCCTACATCATAGGTATACACTCTAAAAATTAAGGGTTCAAccagggttcttctaagatcctcaaagttcttagaagaaccttaaggttcttggcactgaagattgcccccaaaaggttcttccaagaaccccaaaggaggtggggttcatcgaggaaccttcTTAGTTGGtgagggttcttgcaggaacctaactgcccaactgaaacatttggatttgaaaggacagcaggtgcaggcacttaactgaaaaatggaaaggtctcaatttaaggtaaggtttgtcccttgtgtGTTCTAAATTCacattgttttatgatgataccatctaccttttcatatttgtgaaaatctttctaaaacagaaaatgtacCAAATTctatggatatcaatcaacaaatacgtaagaatatgtaggctataagaatatgttgaaggctagctgtattgggtgcagattaATGAACTGCCctcttttgtgtctgtgtctgcaggtattgGGCAGGTCCCCAGCAATGGCGATCAATTACCCtttaagggcggcaggtagcttagtggttaagagcgttgtgccagtaaccgaaaggtcgctggttctaatccccgagccgactaggtgaaaaatctgtcgatgtgcccttgagcaaggcacttaaccctaattgctcatgtaagtcgctctggataagagcgtctgctaaaatgactaaaataaatatataaatataagaGTTTCCCCATCCCCTGTCTCAAAGCCTGAATCCTTAAGATCTGCAATCAGATTGGAAATCACTTTCTCATGGCCAAAACATTTAAAATCATTCTCCCTACAGAGCAATCCCAATTGCATGGGATCGATTGTGGGGCAGAATCTGACCCAGTGTCATGTATACCGCCAGGATTTTGTGTTTTTTCTTACCTGAGCCGAGATGATTTGCCACTTCACATGCATCCTGGTAGAGAATGATAGACAATGATGAGGGGGACTCTTGTAAAAGTACATTTTCCTTTACATTTTTTCCATCTGTCACATCCTCTAAAACATTGGCAACAGAGACATGCATTTTTGCCTGTTTGTATTGGTCTTTCATAGTTGACTGTCCCAGGAGAGATTTCAGTGTCTCTTTGAACGTTCCTTGCCACTAGTATCTGAACCAAGCTAAATCCGAGTGTGCTCAACATAGCTAAAGTTATTTTTGAAAAATGACTTTCATGTTTTGTCCGACCTTAAGACTCCTTCATTATGTACTGTAAGCAGATCTTCTTGTGATACTTCATCAATGATTTGCTTTATCTCACTGTCCTGCAAGTTCAGCATAGACAACTTCTTGTGGAGTTTTGAAAGCACACCTTTCATTCCACAGTTACGGACCTCCTGGAACTTCTCTATTATGGGCTGTATTGTGCTGGCTGGCAACAGCATTTTGGCTTGCATCTTTAAGTAAAACAAGGCTAAGTTACTCAAGAATGCCCCCTGGTCAACTTCATCAACTACATCTTCTTTATCGACATGTGCATCTGCGAGTCTGACAGTCTCATCATCTACTGTgttttctgcattttgtctgaCATGACTGTGATCTGCAAACGGCTCCTTATGTTTTCTACTCAGATGGGAATTAAAATATGACCTGACCCGGAAATATCTGGAGCAGCCTCAATGGGGAGAAGACACCTTTTTCCCATCTCTGATATGCCATCTCAAATGAGCACACAAAACTGAAAAAACAGGGTTCTGAAATGAGCATCCCTGAACCTGGCAGGTCATGGCAATTCCCCTTGTTGAGTTGCCTCATTCTGAGGTTTTCTTTGTTTTATGACTCCTATACTGTATACACAGGAATTAA containing:
- the LOC123482669 gene encoding interferon a3-like, which encodes MGSISLWMFLVLTICTWNKTIGCTWMSTQPPPRSMFHVFSNYTITMLEKMGDEVSPKCLMTFPYELYRQVDNFNADDQIAFISQTLNKIMKLYSSDKYESTASDQKGFYKSFMTYLERQTSELDRCEYSASSWEDIRTVVLLHMGRLDTTRTSQ